In Pelmatolapia mariae isolate MD_Pm_ZW linkage group LG8, Pm_UMD_F_2, whole genome shotgun sequence, one genomic interval encodes:
- the LOC134633222 gene encoding uncharacterized protein LOC134633222 → MGSGKHLLLIAVLPLLVRCQNLKVLMVPAFKMAFTGDTVYLKCNPSASSVTWHKPNGEPIIGTDTLKVEIKNSNDGGSYQCETSGTRSDPVLVNVTESGLSASLTIETGYKNMWKGGAVFLKLENEDGLKGWRCWVYRGGERPIMVSLKLKGVSNSMVFRTADLNVDETIYWCTDKNRTLRSNQVILTTSDPWEPPKPSEKEGKLGDVVGGDTLGVAGGVGGDSGGNFTM, encoded by the exons ATGGGGAGTGGAAAGCATTTGCTGCTCATTGCAG TGTTGCCACTCCTGGTAAGATGTCAAAACCTAAAAG tTTTGATGGTACCTGCATTTAAAATGGCCTTCACTGGGGATACAGTTTACTTAAAATGTAACCCAAGTGCAAGCTCAGTGACATGGCACAAACCTAATGGTGAGCCAATCATCGGAACAGACACTTTGAAAGTGgaaattaaaaactcaaatgacGGAGGCTCTTATCAGTGCGAGACCAGTGGGACAAGGAGTGACCCTGTTTTAGTCAATGTCACGG AATCTGGTCTCAGCGCTTCACTCACCATTGAGACAGGCTATAAGAACATGTGGAAGGGAGGTGCAGTTTTCCTGAAGCTTGAAAATGAGGATGGTCTGAAAGGGTGGAGGTGCTGGGTGTACAGGGGTGGAGAAAGGCCAATAATGGTTTCACTGAAATTGAAGGGTGTCAGTAACAGTATGGTGTTTCGAACTGCTGACCTCAATGTCGATGAGACTATTTACTGGTGTACGGATAAGAATCGAACTCTCAGAAGTAACCAAGTAATTCTCACCACCTCTG ATCCATGGGAGCCTCCAAAACCATCTGAGAAGGAAGGGAAGTTGGGAGATGTTGTTGGTGGGGATACTCTTGGTGTTGCTGGGGGTGTTGGTGGTGATAGTGGTGGTAATTTTACGATGTAG